The following DNA comes from Nitrospirota bacterium.
ATCGTTTGGTAGCAAGTCATTAAGCAGGAGGGACACGCTATGCAGGTTTCACGACGGCAATTCTTGAAAGTCTCAGCGGGGACGGTCGCCGCGGTGGCCTTGGCCGACAAGGTCTTGGCCTTGACGGCCCTGCAGCCGGTCATCGAGGTCGGCAACCCCCTGGGCGACTATCCCGATCGGTCCTGGGAGCGGGTCTACCACGACCAGTACCGCTATGACTCCTCGTT
Coding sequences within:
- a CDS encoding twin-arginine translocation signal domain-containing protein: MQVSRRQFLKVSAGTVAAVALADKVLALTALQPVIEVGNPLGDYPDRSWERVYHDQYRYDSS